The Coregonus clupeaformis isolate EN_2021a chromosome 8, ASM2061545v1, whole genome shotgun sequence genome has a segment encoding these proteins:
- the zgc:109889 gene encoding wiskott-Aldrich syndrome protein family member 3, giving the protein MPLVKRSIEPRHLCRGAVPDGVTSELECVTNSTLAAIIKQLGSLSRHAEDIFGELFNEANSFYMRMNNLQERVDLLAVKVTQLDSTVEEVSLQDINMRKAFKSSTIQDQQVVSRTSVPNPVVEMYHRCDKPPPLNILSTYRDDKKDALKFYTDPSYFFMLWKEKMLQATEDKRKEKRRQKTSCPAHSDQGRPHSRQAPPRSPLPSSEQHKQVEDPGREVKKVRKARNRRQEWNMMAYDKEFRPDTRLTPSPYHGMSSEGSLSPDNRSVASDMGEHSYPASPNHPSQPPSAPHPIDVAPHLTQTPQTQSLDRGGYPRPNLPSGAVAGGRHIASLGRTQHPHAPPAPSEGGALNGPRQQSVKDYRAYGGQPSTIPEYFTPPCPSPPPTHPSPPPPAPLPTMSPPPLTPLRCPSHCPPPPPPGLPPSHILSPAQAIGGEAPATKKGQMPMIPISDARSDLLAAIRRGIQLRKVQEQREQEAKREPVGNDVATILSRRIAVEYSESDSDSGGEDNGEWSD; this is encoded by the exons GCACCCTCGCTGCCATCATCAAACAGCTTGGCAGCCTTA GTCGTCATGCGGaggacatctttggagagctgtTCAACGAAGCCAACAGCTTCTACATGAGAATGAACAACCTACAGGAGAGAGTAGACCTACTGGCTGTCAAAGTCACCCAGCTAGACTCCACCGTGGAAGAAG TCTCTCTGCAGGACATCAACATGCGTAAGGCGTTTAAGAGCAGTACCATCCAGGACCAACAGGTGGTCTCACGGACCTCAGTCCCCAACCCTGTGGTAGAGATGTACCATCGCTGTGACAAACCTCCACCTCTCAACATACTCAGTACCTATAG GGATGATAAGAAGGATGCGTTGAAGTTCTACACAGACCCCTCCTACTTCTTCATGCTGTGGAAAGAGAAGATGCTTCAGGCCACAGAGGACAAGAGGAAGGAAAAGAGACgacagaag ACCAGCTGTCCGGCCCACTCTGACCAGGGTAGACCCCACAGCAGACAGGCTCCACCTCGCAGCCCACTACCCAGCTCC gAGCAGCACAAACAGGTAGAGGACCCGGGAAGGGAGGTGAAGAAGGTTCGTAAGGCCCGTAATCGCAGACAGGAGTGGAATATGATGGCTTATGACAAGGAGTTCCGCCCCGATACCAGACTCACCCCCTCACCCTATCACGGAATGTCCTCCGAGGGGTCGCTATCACCCGATAACAG gTCGGTGGCATCAGACATGGGTGAGCACTCCTACCCGGCCAGCCCTAACCACCCCTCCCAGCCCCCCTCCGCCCCCCACCCTATCGACGTTGCCCCCCACCTCACCCAGACACCACAGACCCAGTCCTTAGACAGAGGTGGGTACCCTCGACCTAACCTCCCCTCTGGTGCAGTCGCTGGGGGAAGACATATCGCCTCTCTGGGGCGCACCCAGCACCCCCACGCACCCCCCGCCCCCTCTGAGGGGGGAGCACTCAATGGACCACGGCAGCAgtctgtcaaggactacagggcATATGG CGGCCAGCCATCAACCATCCCTGAGTACTTCACCcccccctgcccctcccccccccccactca tccctcccctcctccccccgccCCCCTGCCAACTatgtcccctccccctctcacccccctccgGTGCCCCTCCCactgcccccctcctcccccgccCGGCCTGCCCCCCTCCCACATCCTGTCTCCGGCTCAGGCCATTGGTGGAGAAGCTCCTGCCACCAAGAAGGGCCAGATGCCGATGATTCCAATAAGCGACGCTCGCAGCGACCTGTTGGCCGCCATACGTAGAg gtATCCAGTTGAGGAAGGTCCAGGAACAGAGAGAGCAGGAAGCGAAGAGAGAGCCAGTTGGAAACGACGTGGCCACCATCCTATCACGTCGCATCGCCGTCGAGTACAGCGAATCAGATTCCGACTCCGGCGGGGAGGACAACGGGGAGTGGTCCGACtga